The Paenibacillus sp. FSL R7-0204 genome includes a region encoding these proteins:
- a CDS encoding PadR family transcriptional regulator yields the protein MQKEEFTIIPLLILGLLKDCGQSSAYELLSVFKERDYRYLVHMTKGSLYYNLQKLAGEGLVRLVEVVSVNNYPEQYIYEITPQGDEHFKGLMAKYSLQTDDITLAFYMTTLFAHQYDPEQFKAAVAVQMEQTRRKIAEIDHALDAKHDKIYDTAKSMMNNVRAHHELNLMWFQELLEQ from the coding sequence ATACAGAAAGAGGAATTCACTATTATACCCTTACTTATACTGGGTCTGCTGAAGGATTGCGGACAATCCAGCGCTTATGAATTACTCAGTGTCTTCAAGGAGCGGGATTACAGGTATCTTGTTCATATGACGAAGGGATCGCTGTATTACAACCTCCAGAAGTTAGCGGGTGAAGGCTTGGTCCGGCTGGTGGAGGTCGTTAGCGTGAACAATTATCCCGAGCAATATATCTACGAGATTACACCGCAGGGCGACGAGCACTTCAAAGGGCTGATGGCCAAATATTCGCTGCAGACGGACGATATTACGTTAGCCTTTTATATGACGACGCTGTTTGCCCACCAATATGATCCTGAGCAATTCAAGGCGGCTGTAGCGGTGCAGATGGAGCAGACACGGCGTAAGATTGCTGAGATTGACCATGCGCTGGATGCCAAGCATGATAAGATCTACGATACTGCAAAATCGATGATGAATAATGTCAGAGCGCACCATGAATTGAACCTGATGTGGTTTCAGGAGCTGCTGGAACAGTAG
- a CDS encoding SEC-C metal-binding domain-containing protein, protein MSKVGRNDLCPCGSGNKYKKCCMEKDRAAAQSMLRLVTAGDAAAQAPVTIPGVIVHEEQPATVSAAPAAGKLTLPKLKKMVAKELSWEHPAHEQLALELIEHMRDQYDRELILEALLLWNGFSRQTKPAVKKTGSFCAAIEYLLSEEYGFMLSQAELADKYAITTATISRKVKEIYNYVEEYGMTGEADDLMALNGAETPQEKAQTLLAQAMEATSAKRRVQLAEKALELYPDSPEAYLILAEEMENEEEARELLKAGIAAGRRELGESYFTKHKGFFWGLYETRPYIRMCQSYAESCWFGGKAEEATEMLEHILELNKDDNTGARYLLTAVYLYSNQLEEAERIIKNYGEEDAAAAFAYDRIVLEFKKNGITSQLKMLYRIARGVNKHVPDYLLGLKRLPNNLPDFVGMGDPNEAIEYVIMHSRLWASLPDLLKWMLKQ, encoded by the coding sequence TTGAGTAAGGTAGGAAGAAATGACTTATGCCCGTGTGGAAGCGGGAACAAATATAAGAAATGCTGCATGGAGAAAGACAGAGCGGCGGCCCAGTCGATGCTGCGGCTGGTTACCGCAGGGGATGCAGCGGCGCAAGCACCTGTAACCATACCCGGCGTAATCGTACACGAGGAACAGCCGGCTACGGTAAGTGCTGCCCCTGCTGCGGGCAAGCTAACGCTGCCCAAGCTGAAGAAGATGGTGGCGAAGGAGCTGAGCTGGGAGCATCCGGCCCATGAACAGCTGGCGCTGGAGCTGATTGAGCACATGAGAGACCAGTATGACCGTGAGCTGATCCTGGAAGCACTGCTGCTGTGGAACGGCTTCTCCCGCCAGACCAAGCCGGCCGTGAAGAAGACAGGCTCCTTCTGTGCGGCGATCGAATACCTGCTGTCCGAGGAGTACGGCTTCATGCTGTCGCAGGCGGAGCTGGCGGACAAATACGCGATTACCACGGCCACGATCTCCCGCAAGGTTAAAGAAATATATAACTATGTCGAGGAATACGGCATGACCGGGGAAGCAGACGATTTAATGGCGCTGAACGGGGCGGAAACTCCGCAGGAGAAGGCGCAGACCCTTCTGGCCCAAGCTATGGAGGCAACCTCTGCGAAGCGCCGGGTCCAGCTGGCGGAGAAGGCACTGGAGCTCTATCCGGACAGCCCGGAAGCCTACCTTATTCTCGCCGAGGAAATGGAGAATGAGGAGGAAGCCCGCGAGCTGCTGAAGGCGGGAATCGCCGCAGGCAGACGGGAGCTGGGCGAGTCTTATTTTACGAAGCATAAAGGGTTCTTCTGGGGGCTCTATGAGACCCGTCCTTATATCCGGATGTGCCAGAGCTACGCGGAATCCTGCTGGTTCGGCGGTAAGGCGGAGGAAGCAACAGAGATGCTGGAGCACATTCTGGAGCTTAATAAGGATGATAATACCGGTGCCCGCTATCTGCTGACTGCTGTATATCTGTATAGCAACCAGCTCGAAGAAGCAGAGCGGATCATTAAGAACTACGGTGAAGAGGATGCGGCGGCGGCTTTTGCCTATGACCGGATTGTACTGGAGTTCAAGAAGAACGGTATTACCTCGCAGCTCAAAATGCTCTACCGCATAGCCCGCGGAGTGAACAAGCATGTGCCGGATTACCTGTTGGGCTTGAAGCGGCTGCCGAATAACCTTCCGGATTTTGTCGGTATGGGTGATCCCAATGAAGCGATTGAATATGTAATTATGCATTCGCGCTTGTGGGCGAGCCTGCCGGACCTGCTTAAGTGGATGCTGAAGCAATAG
- the purD gene encoding phosphoribosylamine--glycine ligase yields the protein MDILVVGGGGREHAIIWSLSRSPRAGKIYCAPGNAGIAQLAECVPVGVFEFDKLTAFAKEKKVGLVVIGPDDPLAAGIVDAFEAQDIPVFGPRKNAAEIEGSKTFMKDLLHKYSIPTAAYEKFSDYETALSYLRSQELPIVIKADGLAAGKGVTVAYSREEAEQALQEIMVDKVFGEAGAHVVIEEFLAGQEMSILAFVDGETVRPMAAAQDHKPVFDGDKGPNTGGMGTYSPLPHIDEAIIREAVETIIEPTARAMVAEGRPFSGVLFAGLMISPDGRPKTIEFNARFGDPETQVVLPRLRSDLLEIFLAVTEGRLADIPIEWSEEAAVCVVLASEGYPGPYPKGVPISGLEDSGSALVFHAGTARSEDGGWVTTGGRVLGVVGLGATIAEARISAYASAETITFAGKQNRTDIAMKALV from the coding sequence ATGGATATTTTAGTAGTCGGCGGCGGCGGGCGCGAGCATGCGATCATCTGGAGCTTGTCCCGCAGTCCCCGTGCCGGTAAAATCTACTGCGCGCCCGGCAATGCCGGGATTGCGCAGCTTGCGGAATGTGTGCCGGTCGGCGTCTTCGAGTTCGATAAGCTGACCGCTTTTGCCAAGGAGAAGAAGGTAGGCCTGGTAGTCATCGGACCGGATGATCCGCTCGCTGCGGGCATTGTGGATGCCTTCGAAGCCCAGGATATCCCTGTATTCGGCCCGCGTAAGAATGCCGCAGAGATTGAGGGCAGCAAGACCTTCATGAAGGATCTGCTGCATAAATACAGCATTCCGACAGCCGCGTATGAGAAATTCAGCGATTATGAGACAGCCCTGTCTTATCTGCGGAGCCAAGAGCTGCCGATTGTCATCAAGGCGGACGGCCTGGCCGCAGGCAAAGGGGTAACCGTGGCGTATTCCCGGGAGGAAGCGGAGCAGGCCCTTCAGGAGATCATGGTCGACAAGGTCTTTGGGGAAGCAGGGGCGCACGTAGTCATTGAGGAGTTCCTTGCCGGGCAGGAAATGTCGATTCTGGCGTTCGTGGATGGCGAAACGGTACGGCCGATGGCTGCGGCCCAGGACCATAAGCCTGTATTCGACGGCGATAAAGGACCTAATACGGGAGGCATGGGTACATATTCCCCGCTGCCGCATATCGATGAAGCGATCATCCGTGAAGCGGTAGAGACGATTATTGAACCGACAGCCAGAGCAATGGTAGCAGAGGGGCGGCCATTCAGCGGAGTACTGTTCGCAGGGCTGATGATCTCGCCGGACGGCAGACCGAAGACGATTGAGTTCAATGCCCGCTTCGGGGACCCGGAGACCCAGGTGGTTCTTCCCCGGCTGCGAAGCGATCTGCTGGAGATTTTCCTGGCTGTGACCGAAGGCAGACTCGCCGATATTCCGATTGAGTGGAGCGAAGAGGCAGCAGTCTGCGTGGTCCTGGCCTCGGAGGGGTATCCCGGGCCTTACCCGAAGGGCGTGCCGATCAGCGGGCTGGAAGACAGCGGCTCTGCGCTGGTCTTCCATGCCGGAACCGCACGCAGCGAAGACGGCGGCTGGGTGACCACCGGCGGCCGCGTGCTTGGAGTGGTAGGCCTGGGGGCAACCATTGCCGAAGCACGTATATCGGCCTATGCCAGTGCGGAGACTATTACGTTTGCGGGTAAACAGAACCGCACTGACATCGCAATGAAGGCACTGGTCTGA
- the purH gene encoding bifunctional phosphoribosylaminoimidazolecarboxamide formyltransferase/IMP cyclohydrolase produces MSIKRALVSVSDKQGIVDFCRELSALGVEIISTGGTSTLLAKEGVPVIGISDVTGFPEIMDGRVKTLHPAVHSGLLAVRDNEEHTRQMNELGLDYIDLVVVNLYPFAETIAKPDVSYEEAIENIDIGGPTMLRSAAKNHAFVSVVVDAADYANVLEEVRAGGDTTLATRKRLAAKVFRHTAAYDALIADYLANVTGEPLPERYTVTYEKIQDLRYGENPHQKAAFYRKPLAAQDTLTAAEQLHGKELSYNNINDANAALQIVKEFEEPAVVAVKHMNPCGVGVGTSVYEAYQKAYNADPTSIFGGIVAANRIVDADTANLLKDIFLEIVLAPGFTDEALEILTKKKNIRLLKLGNLSTAASRKSSFVVTSVEGGMVVQESDVHSVNPEELQVVTDRKPTEEELKQLLFGWKVVKHVKSNAIVLAADDMTVGVGAGQMNRVGAAKIAIEQAGEKAKGAVLASDAFFPMGDTLEMAAKAGITAVIQPGGSIKDEESVKVANEYGIAMVFTGVRHFKH; encoded by the coding sequence GTGAGTATCAAGAGAGCGCTGGTCAGCGTATCGGACAAACAGGGCATCGTGGATTTTTGCCGCGAGTTGTCTGCATTAGGCGTAGAAATTATCTCCACAGGCGGCACCAGCACACTTTTGGCGAAGGAAGGCGTTCCGGTCATTGGCATCTCTGATGTTACCGGCTTCCCTGAGATCATGGATGGACGTGTCAAAACCTTACATCCAGCCGTACACAGCGGCCTCCTGGCCGTTCGTGACAATGAAGAGCATACCCGTCAGATGAATGAGCTTGGCCTTGATTACATCGACCTCGTTGTGGTGAATCTGTATCCGTTCGCGGAGACGATTGCCAAGCCGGATGTGTCTTATGAAGAGGCTATTGAGAACATTGATATCGGCGGACCGACGATGCTGCGTTCTGCGGCGAAGAACCATGCGTTTGTCAGTGTGGTGGTCGATGCGGCCGACTATGCGAATGTGCTTGAAGAAGTACGCGCCGGTGGAGATACAACCCTTGCAACCCGCAAACGTCTTGCGGCCAAAGTCTTCCGCCATACGGCGGCTTACGACGCCCTGATTGCCGATTATCTGGCGAATGTCACCGGGGAACCGCTGCCGGAGCGCTATACGGTCACTTATGAGAAAATCCAGGATCTTCGTTACGGGGAGAACCCGCATCAGAAGGCTGCGTTCTACCGCAAGCCGCTGGCGGCGCAGGATACCCTGACGGCTGCTGAGCAGCTGCACGGCAAAGAGCTGTCCTACAACAATATCAATGACGCGAACGCGGCGCTGCAGATTGTCAAAGAGTTCGAAGAGCCTGCCGTTGTAGCCGTGAAGCATATGAATCCTTGCGGAGTCGGCGTAGGCACAAGTGTCTATGAAGCGTATCAAAAAGCATACAATGCGGACCCTACCTCCATCTTCGGCGGAATTGTGGCAGCCAACCGGATTGTTGATGCGGACACGGCTAATCTGCTGAAGGATATTTTCCTCGAAATCGTCTTGGCCCCAGGCTTCACGGACGAAGCGCTGGAGATCCTGACGAAGAAAAAGAATATCCGCCTGCTTAAGCTGGGCAACCTCAGCACTGCCGCATCCCGCAAGAGCAGCTTTGTGGTCACCTCCGTTGAAGGAGGAATGGTGGTGCAGGAGAGCGATGTACACTCCGTGAATCCTGAGGAATTGCAAGTGGTAACCGACCGTAAGCCTACCGAAGAAGAGCTGAAGCAGCTGTTGTTCGGCTGGAAGGTCGTGAAGCATGTGAAGTCCAACGCCATCGTGCTGGCGGCTGACGATATGACGGTCGGTGTAGGTGCAGGACAGATGAACCGTGTCGGTGCGGCCAAGATTGCCATTGAACAAGCAGGCGAGAAAGCGAAGGGTGCTGTGCTGGCATCAGACGCCTTCTTCCCGATGGGCGATACCCTGGAAATGGCTGCGAAGGCGGGCATTACAGCAGTTATTCAGCCGGGAGGCTCGATCAAGGACGAGGAATCGGTTAAGGTTGCCAATGAATACGGCATTGCCATGGTCTTCACCGGCGTACGCCACTTCAAACACTAG
- a CDS encoding NmrA family NAD(P)-binding protein: MLFITGATGTVGNRVVQHLKSKDIHFKALTRTPEKLMSDQSDHMSVVTGDIKDCSAWSDSLSGVETLFLILLDDAEEILQAARDKGVRNIVFLSSASINRSDAGYNENAMKHKKVEEQIQAYGFRYVYIRAEAFMHNTVYWRDLFRYNKGTIRLPALEAKLASVHEADIAEVISKVVADFDRFSGQVLTLTGANILSQRNILTEISKQLGQSVRLEEQAIEDFRSYMSNYIAEEYITLRVQDWEYSLKHKLAVTDTVLTILGREPYTFREWIAEHLGDFQ; encoded by the coding sequence ATGTTATTCATTACTGGAGCAACTGGAACTGTCGGAAATCGGGTTGTACAACACCTCAAGTCTAAGGATATCCATTTCAAAGCCCTGACCCGGACACCGGAGAAGCTGATGAGCGATCAGAGCGATCACATGAGTGTCGTCACAGGCGATATTAAGGATTGCAGCGCCTGGTCAGACAGCCTGAGCGGTGTGGAGACCTTATTCCTGATCCTGCTGGATGATGCCGAAGAGATTCTGCAGGCTGCCCGGGACAAAGGTGTACGGAACATTGTGTTCTTATCCTCAGCTTCCATCAACCGCTCGGATGCCGGTTACAATGAGAATGCTATGAAACATAAGAAGGTCGAGGAGCAGATTCAGGCGTATGGCTTTCGGTATGTGTATATCCGGGCGGAGGCCTTCATGCACAATACCGTTTACTGGAGGGACCTTTTTAGATACAATAAGGGGACGATCCGGTTACCGGCCCTGGAGGCAAAGCTGGCCAGTGTGCATGAAGCAGATATTGCCGAAGTGATCAGTAAGGTTGTAGCGGATTTTGACAGATTCTCCGGGCAGGTCTTGACGCTCACAGGAGCAAATATTCTTAGCCAGCGGAACATATTGACGGAAATCTCCAAGCAACTGGGACAATCCGTTCGACTGGAAGAGCAGGCGATCGAGGACTTCCGTTCTTATATGAGCAATTACATCGCTGAAGAGTACATTACCCTTAGAGTCCAGGACTGGGAGTATAGCCTGAAGCATAAGCTCGCCGTGACGGACACGGTGCTGACGATACTTGGCCGGGAGCCTTATACGTTCAGAGAATGGATTGCGGAGCATCTCGGTGATTTTCAATAA